The Pseudomonas eucalypticola genome has a window encoding:
- the urtD gene encoding urea ABC transporter ATP-binding protein UrtD, protein MKTTPTPELMLEPILEPNRDAGTSRDAIGLGQRVDGSLSARHGTILTLEDISVSFDGFKALNSLNLYIGVGELRCIIGPNGAGKTTLMDVITGKTRPSHGKAWFGETLDLTRMSEVEIAQAGIGRKFQKPTVFEALSVFENLELAQKTDKSVWASLRARLNGEQKDRIDEVLETIRLSASVHRPAGLLSHGQKQFLEIGMLLVQDPQLLLLDEPVAGMTDAETEFTAELFKTLAGKHSLMVVEHDMGFVDTIADYVTVLHQGSVLAEGSLQQVQADERVIEVYLGR, encoded by the coding sequence ATGAAGACCACCCCCACCCCGGAACTGATGCTCGAACCCATCCTCGAGCCCAACCGTGATGCCGGCACCAGCCGCGACGCGATTGGCCTGGGCCAGCGCGTGGACGGCAGCCTCAGCGCCCGCCACGGCACGATCCTGACGCTGGAAGACATCAGCGTCAGTTTCGACGGCTTCAAGGCCCTCAACAGCCTGAACCTGTACATCGGCGTCGGTGAGCTGCGCTGCATCATCGGCCCCAACGGTGCGGGCAAGACCACGCTGATGGATGTCATCACCGGCAAGACCCGCCCCAGCCACGGCAAGGCCTGGTTCGGCGAGACCCTGGACCTGACCCGCATGAGCGAAGTCGAGATCGCCCAGGCCGGCATCGGCCGCAAATTTCAGAAGCCCACGGTGTTCGAAGCCCTGAGCGTGTTCGAGAACCTGGAACTGGCGCAGAAAACCGACAAGTCGGTATGGGCCAGCCTTCGCGCGCGGCTCAATGGCGAACAGAAAGACCGCATCGACGAGGTGCTGGAAACCATCCGGCTCAGTGCCTCGGTGCACCGCCCGGCCGGACTGCTGTCCCACGGCCAGAAGCAGTTCCTGGAAATTGGCATGCTGCTGGTGCAGGACCCGCAACTGTTGCTGCTGGACGAGCCGGTGGCGGGCATGACCGACGCCGAGACCGAGTTCACCGCCGAACTGTTCAAGACCCTGGCCGGCAAGCATTCGCTGATGGTGGTGGAGCACGACATGGGCTTCGTCGACACCATCGCCGACTACGTGACCGTGCTGCACCAGGGCAGCGTGCTGGCCGAGGGATCGTTGCAGCAGGTGCAGGCCGATGAAAGGGTGATCGAGGTTTATCTGGGTCGTTGA
- the cbpA gene encoding curved DNA-binding protein: MDFKDYYKILGVEPTADEKAIKTAYRKLARKYHPDVSKEKDAEEKFKEASEAYEALSNADKRAEYDEIRKYGQHGRPFQGPPGWQGRGGGGFEESAGDFSDFFSSIFGGAAGRGGNGNPFGRGQQRSAGRRGQDVEMELAIFLEETLANESKQISFQVPQYNGAGQQTGNTTKTLNVKIPAGVTDGERIRLKGQGAPGVGGGANGDLYLIIRLAPHPMFDVEDHDLIITVPLAPWEAALGTKVAVPTLTGRINLTIRPDSQSGQRLRVKGNGLMDKQGQRGDLYAQLKVVMPPHADEATQALWKTLSEKAAFDPRANWSR; this comes from the coding sequence ATGGACTTCAAAGACTACTACAAGATATTGGGCGTCGAGCCGACCGCGGACGAGAAGGCGATCAAGACCGCCTACCGCAAACTGGCGCGCAAATATCACCCCGACGTCAGCAAGGAAAAGGACGCCGAAGAGAAATTCAAGGAGGCCTCCGAGGCCTATGAGGCGCTGAGCAACGCGGACAAGCGCGCCGAATACGACGAAATTCGCAAATACGGCCAGCATGGCCGGCCGTTCCAGGGCCCGCCCGGTTGGCAGGGCCGCGGCGGTGGCGGTTTCGAGGAAAGCGCCGGGGACTTCTCCGACTTCTTCAGCTCCATTTTCGGCGGTGCCGCCGGGCGTGGCGGCAATGGCAACCCCTTTGGCCGCGGCCAGCAACGCAGCGCCGGGAGGCGAGGACAAGACGTGGAAATGGAACTGGCGATCTTCCTCGAGGAAACCCTGGCCAACGAGTCGAAGCAGATCAGCTTCCAGGTGCCCCAGTACAACGGTGCCGGGCAGCAGACGGGCAACACCACCAAGACCCTCAACGTGAAGATTCCCGCCGGGGTCACCGACGGCGAGCGCATTCGCCTCAAGGGTCAGGGCGCTCCGGGCGTGGGCGGTGGCGCCAATGGCGACCTGTATCTGATCATTCGGCTGGCACCGCACCCGATGTTCGATGTCGAAGACCATGACCTGATCATCACCGTGCCGCTGGCCCCCTGGGAAGCGGCACTGGGCACCAAGGTCGCGGTACCCACCCTGACGGGGCGCATCAACCTGACCATTCGCCCCGACAGCCAGAGCGGCCAGCGCCTGCGGGTAAAGGGCAATGGCTTGATGGACAAGCAGGGTCAGCGTGGTGACCTGTACGCACAATTGAAGGTGGTGATGCCACCGCACGCCGACGAGGCTACCCAGGCCCTGTGGAAAACTCTGTCGGAGAAGGCGGCATTCGACCCCCGAGCCAACTGGAGTCGCTGA
- the urtC gene encoding urea ABC transporter permease subunit UrtC, translating into MNQPLMVTAAQKAGPKATIAIGALIVALLVALALLSLLPESNSLQVSAYTLTLVGKILCYAIVALALDLVWGYAGLLSLGHGLFFALGGYAMGMYLMRESAGDSLPPFMTFLSWTELPWYWVGTQHFLWALCLVVLAPGLLALVFGFFAFRSRIKGVYFSIMTQALTFAGMLLFFRNETGFGGNNGFTNFRSILGFNITSQGTRAVLFLLTVALLVGSLLLGWRLAQSKFGRVLTALRDAENRLMFCGYDPRGFKLFIWVLSAVLCGLAGALYVPQVGIINPSEMSPTNSIEAAVWVALGGRGTLIGPLLGAGLVNGMKSWFTVAFPEYWLFFLGALFIIVTLYLPKGVIGLIKKRGEQ; encoded by the coding sequence ATGAACCAGCCCCTGATGGTAACCGCTGCACAAAAGGCCGGTCCCAAGGCCACCATTGCCATCGGCGCGCTGATCGTGGCGCTGCTGGTGGCCCTGGCGCTGCTGTCCCTGCTGCCGGAAAGCAACAGCCTGCAGGTCTCGGCCTACACGCTGACGCTGGTGGGCAAGATCCTCTGCTACGCCATCGTCGCCCTGGCCCTGGACCTGGTCTGGGGCTACGCCGGGCTATTGTCCCTGGGCCACGGCCTGTTCTTCGCCCTGGGTGGCTACGCCATGGGCATGTACCTGATGCGCGAGTCAGCCGGTGATAGCCTGCCGCCCTTCATGACCTTCCTGTCCTGGACCGAGCTGCCCTGGTATTGGGTCGGCACTCAGCACTTCCTCTGGGCCCTGTGCCTGGTGGTGCTGGCGCCGGGACTGCTGGCGCTGGTGTTCGGCTTCTTCGCCTTCCGCTCGCGGATCAAGGGCGTGTATTTCTCGATCATGACCCAGGCCCTGACCTTCGCCGGCATGCTGCTGTTCTTCCGCAACGAGACCGGCTTTGGCGGCAACAACGGCTTTACCAACTTCCGCAGCATCCTGGGCTTCAATATCACCTCCCAGGGCACCCGCGCGGTGCTGTTCCTGCTCACCGTGGCCTTGCTGGTGGGCAGCCTGCTGCTGGGCTGGCGCCTGGCGCAAAGCAAGTTCGGCCGGGTGCTGACCGCCCTGCGCGACGCCGAGAACCGCTTGATGTTCTGCGGCTACGACCCGCGCGGCTTCAAGCTGTTCATCTGGGTGCTCAGCGCCGTGCTGTGCGGCCTGGCGGGCGCCCTGTACGTGCCCCAGGTAGGCATCATCAACCCCAGCGAGATGTCGCCCACCAACTCCATCGAGGCCGCCGTGTGGGTGGCCCTGGGCGGGCGCGGCACGCTGATCGGCCCGTTGCTGGGCGCCGGGCTGGTGAACGGCATGAAGAGCTGGTTCACCGTGGCCTTCCCCGAATACTGGCTGTTCTTCCTGGGCGCGCTGTTCATCATCGTCACCCTGTACCTGCCCAAGGGCGTCATCGGCCTGATCAAGAAAAGGGGCGAACAATGA
- a CDS encoding GNAT family N-acetyltransferase yields MNAAQLRRVTVESFAHYRQGLVELLLDSVKQGASIGFLADLDAHEANSYFDEVKNRIAINDLVLWAVVRDEQVMASAQLVFCKRVNGLNRAEVQKLMVRSDAQRRGMGQQLMQAVEVAARQYKRGLLHLDTEAGSPAEAFYLSQGYKRAGQIPGFACRPDGEYTATAFFYKTL; encoded by the coding sequence ATGAATGCCGCCCAATTGCGCCGCGTCACCGTTGAAAGCTTCGCTCACTACCGCCAGGGCCTGGTCGAATTGCTGTTGGATTCGGTCAAGCAGGGCGCCTCCATCGGCTTTCTTGCCGACCTGGACGCCCATGAAGCCAACAGCTATTTCGACGAAGTGAAAAACCGCATCGCCATCAACGACCTGGTGCTGTGGGCGGTGGTACGTGACGAACAAGTCATGGCCAGCGCGCAATTGGTGTTCTGCAAACGCGTCAATGGCCTCAACCGGGCCGAGGTGCAGAAGCTGATGGTGCGCTCCGACGCCCAGCGGCGCGGCATGGGGCAGCAATTGATGCAGGCGGTGGAGGTCGCCGCCCGCCAGTACAAGCGCGGCCTGCTGCACCTGGACACCGAAGCCGGCTCGCCCGCCGAGGCCTTCTACCTGTCCCAGGGCTACAAGCGCGCAGGGCAGATCCCCGGGTTTGCCTGCCGGCCGGATGGTGAATACACCGCCACGGCGTTTTTCTACAAGACACTTTGA
- the urtE gene encoding urea ABC transporter ATP-binding subunit UrtE has translation MLEVQKLHQYYGGSHILRGLSFDVKVGEVTCLLGRNGVGKTTLLKCLMGLIPSKEGSVQWEGKPITGFKPHQRVHAGIAYVPQGREIFGRLTVEENLLMGLSRFSAAEAKQVPAFIYELFPVLLQMKHRRGGDLSGGQQQQLAIGRALASRPRLLILDEPTEGIQPSVIKEIGAVIKKLAARGDMAILLVEQFYDFAAELADQYLVMSRGEIVQQGRGKNMEAEGVRGLVTI, from the coding sequence ATGCTGGAAGTCCAGAAGCTTCACCAATACTACGGCGGCAGCCACATCCTGCGCGGCCTGTCCTTCGACGTGAAAGTGGGCGAAGTCACCTGCCTGCTGGGCCGCAACGGCGTGGGCAAGACCACCCTGCTCAAGTGCCTGATGGGCCTGATCCCGTCCAAGGAAGGCAGCGTGCAGTGGGAAGGCAAGCCCATCACCGGTTTCAAGCCACACCAGCGGGTGCACGCTGGCATTGCCTACGTGCCCCAGGGCCGCGAGATCTTCGGGCGCCTAACGGTTGAAGAGAACCTGTTGATGGGCCTGTCGCGCTTCAGCGCCGCCGAGGCCAAGCAAGTACCGGCGTTCATCTATGAACTGTTTCCCGTGCTGCTGCAGATGAAACACCGCCGCGGCGGCGACCTGTCCGGCGGCCAGCAACAACAATTGGCCATTGGCCGTGCCCTGGCCAGCCGCCCGCGCCTGCTGATCCTCGACGAACCCACCGAGGGTATCCAGCCCTCGGTGATCAAGGAAATCGGCGCGGTGATCAAGAAGCTCGCGGCCCGTGGCGACATGGCGATTCTGCTGGTGGAGCAGTTCTACGACTTCGCCGCCGAGCTGGCCGACCAGTACCTGGTGATGTCCCGCGGCGAAATTGTGCAGCAGGGCCGCGGGAAAAATATGGAGGCCGAGGGTGTACGCGGCCTGGTAACCATTTAA
- a CDS encoding chaperone modulator CbpM, which yields METSRYVQLDMQAFCQATDMPAAFVIEIVEHGIVEPTGRTPEEWLFDDFSPVIARRAAKLHHDLDLEWEGVALALELLEEVRDLRAENAMLRQRLGRFIQS from the coding sequence ATGGAAACGTCCCGGTACGTTCAACTGGACATGCAAGCGTTCTGTCAGGCCACCGATATGCCGGCGGCCTTTGTGATTGAAATTGTCGAGCACGGAATAGTCGAACCTACCGGACGAACGCCGGAGGAGTGGTTGTTCGACGACTTCTCCCCGGTGATCGCCCGCCGCGCCGCCAAGTTGCACCACGACCTGGACCTTGAATGGGAAGGCGTGGCGCTCGCGCTGGAGTTGCTGGAAGAGGTACGCGACCTGCGCGCCGAAAACGCCATGCTGCGCCAGCGCCTGGGGCGGTTTATCCAGAGCTGA
- the ureC gene encoding urease subunit alpha produces the protein MKISRQAYADMFGPTVGDKVRLADTDLWIEVEKDFTTYGEEVKFGGGKVIRDGMGQGQLLAAEVVDTLITNALIIDHWGIVKADVGLKDGRIAAIGKAGNPDIQPDVTIAIGASTEVIAGEGMILTAGGIDTHIHFICPQQIEEALMSGVTTMIGGGTGPATGTNATTCTSGPWHMARMLQAADSFPMNIGFTGKGNASLPEPLIEQVKAGAIGLKLHEDWGTTPASIDNCLSVADQYDVQVAIHTDTLNESGFVETTLGAFKGRTIHTYHTEGAGGGHAPDIIKACGFKNVLPSSTNPTRPFTRNTIDEHLDMLMVCHHLDPSIAEDVAFAESRIRRETIAAEDILHDLGAFSMISSDSQAMGRVGEVITRTWQTADKMKKQRGALAEDAPGNDNFRAKRYIAKYTINPAITHGISHEVGSIEIGKWADLVLWRPAFFGVKPTLILKGGAIAASLMGDANASIPTPQPVHYRPMFASYGGSRHATSITFISQAALEAGVPEQLGLKKQIGVVKGCRTVQKTDLIHNGYLPDIDVDPQTYQVKADGVLLWCEPAETLPMAQRYFLF, from the coding sequence ATGAAAATCTCGAGACAAGCCTATGCCGACATGTTCGGCCCCACCGTCGGCGACAAGGTACGCCTGGCCGATACCGATCTGTGGATCGAAGTGGAAAAGGATTTCACCACCTACGGTGAAGAAGTGAAGTTCGGCGGCGGCAAGGTGATCCGCGATGGCATGGGCCAGGGCCAGTTGCTGGCTGCCGAAGTGGTCGACACCCTGATCACCAACGCCCTGATCATCGACCACTGGGGCATCGTCAAGGCCGACGTGGGCCTCAAGGATGGCCGCATCGCTGCCATCGGCAAGGCCGGCAACCCGGACATCCAGCCCGACGTGACCATCGCCATCGGCGCCAGCACCGAGGTCATCGCCGGTGAGGGCATGATCCTCACCGCCGGCGGCATCGACACCCACATCCACTTCATCTGCCCGCAGCAGATCGAAGAAGCCCTGATGAGTGGCGTCACCACCATGATCGGCGGCGGCACGGGCCCGGCGACCGGTACCAACGCCACCACCTGCACCTCGGGCCCGTGGCACATGGCGCGCATGCTCCAGGCCGCCGACTCGTTCCCCATGAACATCGGCTTCACCGGCAAGGGTAACGCCAGCCTGCCGGAACCCCTGATCGAACAGGTGAAGGCCGGCGCCATCGGCCTGAAACTGCACGAAGACTGGGGCACCACCCCGGCCTCCATCGACAACTGCCTGAGCGTGGCCGACCAGTACGACGTGCAGGTGGCCATCCATACCGACACCCTCAACGAGTCGGGCTTCGTGGAAACCACCCTCGGCGCCTTCAAGGGCCGCACCATCCACACCTACCACACCGAAGGTGCCGGCGGCGGCCACGCCCCCGATATCATCAAGGCGTGCGGCTTCAAGAACGTACTACCCAGCTCCACCAACCCCACCCGGCCGTTCACCCGCAACACCATCGACGAACACCTGGACATGCTGATGGTGTGCCACCACCTGGACCCCAGCATCGCCGAGGACGTGGCCTTCGCCGAGAGCCGCATCCGCCGCGAGACCATCGCCGCCGAAGATATCCTCCACGACCTGGGCGCGTTCTCGATGATTAGCTCCGACAGCCAGGCCATGGGCCGGGTGGGCGAGGTGATCACCCGCACCTGGCAAACCGCCGACAAGATGAAGAAACAACGCGGCGCCCTGGCCGAGGATGCCCCCGGCAACGACAACTTCCGCGCCAAACGCTACATCGCCAAGTACACCATCAACCCGGCCATTACCCATGGCATCAGCCATGAAGTTGGCTCGATCGAAATCGGCAAATGGGCCGACCTGGTGTTGTGGCGGCCGGCGTTCTTCGGGGTCAAGCCCACCCTGATCCTCAAGGGGGGCGCCATTGCGGCCAGCCTGATGGGCGACGCCAACGCGTCGATCCCCACGCCACAGCCGGTGCACTACCGCCCCATGTTCGCCAGCTACGGTGGCTCGCGGCACGCCACCAGCATCACCTTCATCAGCCAGGCAGCGCTGGAGGCCGGGGTGCCCGAGCAACTGGGGTTGAAAAAACAGATTGGCGTGGTCAAGGGCTGCCGCACCGTGCAGAAAACCGACCTTATCCACAACGGCTACCTGCCTGACATCGACGTCGACCCGCAGACCTACCAGGTCAAGGCCGATGGCGTGCTGCTGTGGTGTGAGCCGGCCGAGACACTGCCCATGGCCCAACGCTACTTCCTGTTCTGA
- a CDS encoding urease subunit gamma: MDLTPREKDKLLIFTAGLVAERRLARGVKLNYPEAMAYISAALLEGARDGQTVAQLMHYGTTLLNREQVMEGIPEMIPEIQVEATFPDGTKLVTVHQPIA; encoded by the coding sequence ATGGACCTGACACCCCGCGAAAAAGACAAGCTGCTGATCTTCACCGCCGGCCTGGTCGCCGAGCGCCGCCTGGCGCGTGGCGTGAAGCTCAACTACCCGGAAGCCATGGCCTATATCTCGGCTGCGCTGCTGGAAGGCGCCCGCGACGGCCAGACCGTCGCCCAGCTGATGCACTACGGCACCACCCTGCTCAACCGTGAACAGGTAATGGAAGGTATCCCGGAAATGATCCCGGAGATCCAGGTGGAAGCCACCTTCCCCGACGGCACCAAGCTGGTCACCGTCCACCAACCGATCGCCTGA
- a CDS encoding urease accessory protein UreD, with protein sequence MNLPVSTALYTPSWHAELELGYGRFGDTTRPTLRRHQGPLRVQKHLYAEGPQVCQHIIVHPPGGIAGGDRLNISASVGAGAWAQLTSPGAAKWYRAAGPAYQTLNLRVGPGATLEWLPQETIVYSAAQAELTTSIDLEGDARLFYWDVVALGRPAADERFERGHFQSRLDIRRDGQLLWHERQRVTGNDGLLDSPMGLDGHTVFATLLVSADVSPELLERCRAFKGQVRGDLSQLPGLLVARCLAHEGLQARDWLIGLWKLLRPEVLGKEALPPRIWST encoded by the coding sequence ATGAACCTGCCCGTCTCCACCGCCCTGTACACGCCGAGCTGGCACGCCGAGCTCGAGCTGGGCTATGGCCGCTTCGGCGACACCACGCGGCCCACACTGCGCCGCCACCAGGGCCCGTTGCGAGTGCAGAAGCACCTGTACGCCGAAGGCCCCCAGGTGTGCCAGCACATCATCGTCCACCCCCCGGGGGGCATCGCCGGCGGTGACCGGTTGAACATCAGCGCCAGCGTCGGCGCAGGCGCCTGGGCGCAGTTGACCAGCCCTGGCGCGGCCAAGTGGTACCGCGCCGCTGGCCCCGCCTACCAGACCCTGAACCTGCGCGTGGGCCCGGGGGCGACCCTGGAGTGGCTGCCCCAGGAAACCATCGTCTACAGCGCCGCCCAGGCCGAACTGACCACCAGCATCGACCTTGAAGGCGACGCCCGGCTGTTCTATTGGGACGTGGTTGCCCTGGGCCGACCCGCGGCCGACGAGCGTTTCGAGCGCGGACATTTCCAGAGCCGCCTGGACATACGCCGCGACGGCCAATTGCTCTGGCACGAGCGCCAGCGGGTCACCGGCAACGACGGCCTGCTCGACTCGCCCATGGGCCTGGACGGGCACACCGTATTCGCCACCTTGCTGGTGAGCGCCGACGTCAGTCCTGAACTGCTTGAACGATGCCGGGCCTTCAAGGGCCAGGTGCGCGGCGACCTCAGCCAGTTGCCAGGCCTGCTGGTGGCCCGCTGCCTGGCCCACGAAGGCCTGCAGGCCCGCGACTGGCTGATCGGCCTGTGGAAACTGTTACGCCCCGAAGTGCTGGGCAAAGAAGCCCTGCCTCCCAGAATCTGGAGCACCTGA
- the urtB gene encoding urea ABC transporter permease subunit UrtB: MSLYRLLLSLILLLPLAAYASDADDFVAGTSAQQAQLLETWAAEPIPERLELLLALQDGRVSMDADKHAVIDKPDAPTDANLRKVRLNNRLRGLVDNALASQQLLSNDKPVRLAAAQQLQKSAQPSQLKLLDHVVAGEQDSGIKTALSLALANLQLVDPDPAVRLAAVRLLGDTGEPMARTRLENLLQPDVEKDPGVRTAAETSLVQVKRKLMIGDLLGQAFSGMSLGSILLLAALGLAITFGLLGVINMAHGEMLMIGAYSTYAVQILFQRLAPGAIEFYPLVALPVAFFVTACIGMALERTIIRHLYGRPLETLLATWGISLILIQAVRLIFGAQNVEVANPEWLSGGIQVLPNLVLPFNRIVIIAFALFVVVLTWLLLNKTRLGLNVRAVTQNRNMAACCGVPTGRIDMLAFGLGSGIAGLGGVALSQIGNVGPELGQGYIIDSFLVVVLGGVGQLAGSVSAAFGLGIANKILEPQIGAVLGKILILALIILFIQKRPQGLFALKGRVID, encoded by the coding sequence ATGTCCCTCTATCGCCTTCTGCTATCCCTCATCCTGCTGCTACCCCTGGCCGCCTACGCCAGCGACGCTGACGACTTCGTCGCCGGCACTTCCGCGCAGCAGGCCCAATTACTGGAAACCTGGGCCGCCGAGCCCATTCCCGAGCGCCTAGAGCTGCTGCTGGCCCTGCAGGACGGCCGGGTGTCGATGGACGCTGACAAGCATGCCGTCATCGACAAGCCTGACGCCCCCACTGACGCCAACCTGCGCAAGGTGCGCCTGAACAACCGCCTGCGTGGCCTGGTGGATAACGCCCTGGCCAGCCAGCAACTGTTGAGCAACGACAAGCCCGTGCGCCTGGCTGCCGCCCAGCAACTGCAGAAAAGCGCCCAACCCAGCCAGCTGAAACTGCTGGACCATGTGGTGGCCGGCGAACAGGACAGCGGCATCAAGACCGCCCTGAGCCTGGCCTTGGCCAACCTGCAACTGGTAGACCCCGACCCGGCCGTGCGCCTGGCCGCCGTACGCCTGCTGGGCGACACCGGCGAGCCCATGGCCCGTACGCGCCTGGAAAACCTGCTGCAACCGGACGTGGAAAAAGACCCTGGCGTGCGCACTGCGGCGGAAACCAGCCTGGTGCAGGTCAAGCGCAAGCTGATGATCGGCGACCTGCTGGGCCAGGCCTTCAGCGGCATGTCCCTGGGCTCGATCCTGCTGCTGGCCGCCCTGGGCTTGGCCATCACCTTCGGCCTGCTGGGGGTGATCAACATGGCCCACGGCGAGATGCTGATGATCGGCGCCTACTCCACGTACGCCGTGCAGATCCTGTTCCAGCGCCTGGCCCCCGGTGCCATCGAGTTCTACCCGCTGGTGGCCCTGCCGGTGGCGTTCTTCGTCACCGCCTGCATCGGCATGGCGCTGGAGCGCACCATCATTCGCCACCTGTATGGCCGCCCGCTGGAAACCCTGCTGGCCACCTGGGGCATCAGCCTGATCCTGATCCAGGCCGTGCGGCTGATCTTCGGCGCCCAGAACGTGGAAGTGGCCAACCCCGAATGGCTGAGCGGCGGTATTCAAGTACTGCCTAACCTGGTGTTGCCCTTCAACCGCATCGTCATCATTGCCTTCGCGCTGTTCGTGGTGGTGCTGACCTGGCTGCTGCTGAACAAGACCCGCCTGGGCCTGAACGTGCGCGCCGTCACCCAGAACCGCAACATGGCTGCCTGCTGCGGCGTGCCCACCGGGCGCATCGACATGCTTGCCTTCGGCCTGGGTTCGGGCATCGCGGGCCTGGGCGGCGTGGCCCTGAGCCAGATCGGCAACGTCGGCCCGGAACTGGGCCAGGGCTACATCATCGACTCATTCCTGGTGGTAGTGCTGGGCGGCGTCGGCCAACTGGCCGGCAGCGTCTCGGCGGCGTTCGGGCTGGGCATCGCCAACAAGATCCTGGAACCACAGATCGGTGCCGTACTGGGCAAGATCCTCATCCTGGCGCTGATCATTCTGTTTATCCAGAAACGTCCCCAGGGCCTCTTTGCATTGAAAGGACGGGTGATCGACTGA
- a CDS encoding urease subunit beta — protein MIPGQYQIQPGDIELNVGRRTVSLSVANSGDRPIQVGSHYHFFETNDALTFDRAASRGMRLNIPAGTAVRFEPGQSRDVELVDLAGNRRVFGFAGRIMGDL, from the coding sequence ATGATTCCAGGCCAATACCAGATCCAACCCGGCGATATCGAACTCAACGTCGGCCGCCGCACCGTCAGCCTGAGCGTGGCCAACAGTGGCGACCGGCCCATCCAGGTGGGCTCGCACTACCATTTTTTCGAAACCAACGACGCCCTCACCTTTGACCGCGCCGCCAGCCGCGGCATGCGCCTGAACATTCCGGCCGGCACCGCCGTGCGCTTCGAGCCGGGCCAGAGCCGCGACGTGGAGTTGGTGGACCTGGCCGGCAACCGCCGCGTATTCGGCTTCGCCGGCCGCATCATGGGCGACCTCTGA
- a CDS encoding GNAT family N-acetyltransferase, whose amino-acid sequence MTFRVRDALHADLPGIRDIYNDAVLNTTAIWNEQPVDLGNRQAWYAARQAQHYPILVAVDANDAVLGYASFGDWRPFQGFRQTVEHSVYVRADQRGNGLGPLLMNALVERARGCDKHVMVAAIESGNAASIRLHERLGFTITGQMPQVGSKFGRWLDLTFMQLILNPGAEPSPTPVE is encoded by the coding sequence ATGACTTTTCGCGTACGTGACGCCCTGCATGCCGACCTGCCCGGCATCCGCGATATCTACAACGATGCGGTGCTCAACACCACCGCCATCTGGAACGAACAACCCGTGGACCTGGGCAACCGCCAGGCCTGGTATGCCGCTCGGCAGGCCCAGCACTACCCTATCCTGGTAGCGGTCGACGCCAATGACGCCGTGCTGGGCTACGCTTCATTTGGTGACTGGCGTCCTTTTCAGGGCTTTCGCCAGACCGTCGAACACTCGGTCTACGTACGCGCCGATCAACGGGGCAACGGCCTGGGGCCGCTGCTGATGAATGCCCTGGTCGAACGCGCACGCGGCTGTGACAAACACGTGATGGTCGCCGCCATCGAGAGTGGCAACGCGGCGTCCATCCGTCTGCACGAGCGACTCGGTTTCACGATCACGGGGCAGATGCCCCAGGTGGGCAGCAAGTTCGGTCGCTGGCTGGACCTGACCTTCATGCAACTGATCCTGAACCCGGGCGCCGAACCTTCCCCGACTCCCGTGGAGTAA